The genomic window ACCGTGTCAAAGGATACATACCAGTCAAGCTCCACATAAACTTTGCAAGTGCTACATTCTTCCTGTAAAAAAACATTCCTTAAAAAAGCACCAAGTTCGTTAAGAAGGTATTGGTTTAAAGGTCTTGGCGAAGCCATAGCGTAAGGCATACCTTCTATAAGTTCCCAATCCCCCTGCCATTTAAGGTAGTCTTCCACCGTATAGTGTGGTCTATACTTATAGGCTAAGCTCATGAAACTCCTCAAGGTTTAATTTAAGCACTTCTTGTATAAAAGGAAAGCATAGGTCATTTCCTGCATAAACATCCGTCCCCATGGAAAAACCCTTTGTAAGTGCAACCTTAGCTCCAGACTCTTTGGCTATAAGAGAGCCAGCGACCACATCCCAGGGATTTAGCTCAAACTCCAATAGCCCATCAAAGACACCCTCTGCAAGAAGACAAAGGTCTACCGCTGCAGCACCAGGTCTTCTCATCGCACCTACCTTGTCAAAAACCTCTCTGAATATGTTCCAATAGGAATCCAAGTTCCTCTTTGCCCTTGAGGGATAGCCATAAGCAACATAGCACTTCTTGAGCTGAGCCTTTTGCTTTATCCTTATAGGCTTTCCATTTTTGAAAGCACCACCCCCCTTTAGAGCCCAGTAGAGGCTGTCAAAGGCAGGTAAGTATACCGCTCCTACAATAGGCTCTCCTCTGTATAAGAGCCCCACAGAAGTTCCAAA from Hydrogenobacter sp. T-8 includes these protein-coding regions:
- a CDS encoding inositol monophosphatase family protein, with the translated sequence MMRELELFLKVAKEASLLGGQVLKEFYRKENNPIMEKGEKDIYSLADKLSEERIREHIQKYLPDHKVVGEEEGGSADGEYVWYIDPLDGTKNYIAGFPIFGTSVGLLYRGEPIVGAVYLPAFDSLYWALKGGGAFKNGKPIRIKQKAQLKKCYVAYGYPSRAKRNLDSYWNIFREVFDKVGAMRRPGAAAVDLCLLAEGVFDGLLEFELNPWDVVAGSLIAKESGAKVALTKGFSMGTDVYAGNDLCFPFIQEVLKLNLEEFHELSL